Proteins encoded by one window of Mycolicibacterium cosmeticum:
- a CDS encoding ArsR/SmtB family transcription factor yields MPDPSPSVPPDDELTVQLLQETAATLGLLSATVRLHILWVLAKGEQDVGTLAARTGQSLATVSHHLAKLKLAGLVRAQRAGKRQVYVATDPHVLAIIDVALGQRLRSEDAPARLRQA; encoded by the coding sequence GTGCCCGACCCGTCCCCGTCCGTACCACCCGACGACGAGTTGACCGTGCAACTCCTCCAGGAAACTGCCGCGACCCTCGGCCTGCTCTCGGCCACCGTGCGACTGCACATTCTGTGGGTGCTCGCCAAGGGCGAGCAGGACGTCGGCACGCTGGCCGCCAGGACGGGCCAGAGCCTGGCCACCGTCAGCCATCATCTGGCCAAGCTCAAACTCGCCGGCCTGGTGCGGGCACAGCGCGCCGGCAAACGCCAGGTGTACGTCGCCACCGACCCGCACGTCCTGGCCATCATCGATGTCGCGCTGGGGCAGCGGTTGCGTTCCGAGGATGCCCCCGCGCGACTGCGGCAGGCGTAA
- a CDS encoding glycine betaine ABC transporter substrate-binding protein — MLPRLAALLVLVVAGCSTPPPPPSVTVGAQDDAESALLAHLYAAALRFYGSAAHVRVDRDPVGGLDSGDVDVVPGLTGALLTRFQPDAPARSAAQVYRSMVAALPEGLAAGDYADTTSDKPLPAVTDRTARAWGAADTLALLPRCAALRVGRVAGEPAPGSLAACVLPKAREFPDAAALFDALRAGTIDVAWTSAAAPDIPDQVTVLPDRTALVRAENVVPVYRRNTLTDPQVRSINELAGVLDTDALAQMRAKVAAGQDPGVVAAAYLDAHPLGR; from the coding sequence ATGCTGCCCAGACTGGCGGCGCTGCTGGTGCTGGTGGTCGCCGGATGTTCGACGCCGCCACCGCCACCATCGGTGACCGTCGGCGCCCAGGACGACGCGGAGTCGGCGCTGCTGGCGCATCTGTACGCCGCGGCCTTGCGGTTCTACGGCAGTGCCGCGCACGTCCGGGTGGACCGAGATCCGGTGGGCGGCCTGGATTCCGGCGATGTCGACGTCGTGCCCGGCCTGACCGGGGCGCTGCTCACCCGGTTCCAGCCCGACGCGCCGGCACGCTCGGCGGCACAGGTGTATCGCTCGATGGTGGCCGCGCTGCCGGAGGGGCTGGCGGCCGGTGACTACGCGGACACCACGTCGGACAAGCCGCTGCCCGCGGTGACCGATCGGACCGCGCGCGCGTGGGGTGCGGCCGACACGCTGGCCCTGCTGCCGCGGTGCGCCGCGTTGCGGGTCGGCCGCGTCGCGGGGGAGCCGGCCCCCGGCTCGCTGGCCGCCTGCGTGCTGCCGAAGGCGCGTGAATTCCCGGACGCCGCCGCGCTTTTCGATGCGTTGCGGGCCGGCACGATCGACGTGGCGTGGACCTCGGCGGCCGCGCCGGACATCCCCGACCAGGTGACCGTGCTGCCGGACCGCACGGCGCTGGTGCGAGCGGAGAACGTGGTACCGGTCTATCGGCGTAACACCCTGACCGATCCGCAGGTGCGGTCGATCAACGAGCTGGCCGGTGTGCTGGACACCGACGCGCTGGCGCAGATGCGGGCCAAGGTCGCCGCCGGGCAGGATCCGGGCGTGGTGGCGGCGGCGTACCTGGACGCACATCCGCTGGGCCGGTAG
- a CDS encoding NAD(P)-dependent malic enzyme, with protein MAELVRTPQVVVEDAEIFAAHEGGKLSVALNEPLDSQRALSIAYTPGVAQVSRAIAADATLAKKYTWANRLVAVVSDGSAVLGLGDIGAAASLPVMEGKSALFKTFGGLDSIPIVLDTKDPDEIVETLIRLRPTFGAVNLEDISAPRCFEIERRVIEALDCPVMHDDQHGTAIVVLAALLGAVKVLDRDIHELKVVVSGAGAAGVACTNILLNSGIRDIVVLDSKGIVETGRGDLNSFKAELAGRTNPRGLTGGVAEALDGADVFLGVSAGLVPEELIATMAPGGIVFALSNPDPEIHPDAARKYAAVVATGRSDFPNQINNVLAFPGVFRGALDAGARRITEEMKVAAAHAIFSVVGDDLAVDHIVPSALDPRVGPAVAAAVAEASKA; from the coding sequence GTGGCCGAATTGGTGCGTACCCCGCAAGTAGTAGTCGAGGATGCCGAGATCTTTGCCGCCCACGAGGGCGGCAAACTCTCGGTGGCGTTGAACGAGCCGCTGGACAGCCAGCGCGCCCTGTCCATCGCATACACGCCGGGCGTGGCGCAGGTGAGCCGCGCGATCGCAGCCGATGCGACGTTGGCGAAGAAATACACGTGGGCCAACCGGCTCGTCGCCGTGGTCAGCGACGGCAGCGCGGTGCTGGGCCTCGGTGATATCGGCGCCGCCGCGTCGCTGCCCGTGATGGAGGGCAAGAGCGCGCTGTTCAAGACCTTCGGTGGGCTGGACTCCATCCCGATCGTGCTGGACACCAAGGATCCCGACGAGATCGTCGAAACCCTGATCCGGCTCCGGCCGACCTTCGGTGCGGTGAACCTGGAGGACATCTCCGCCCCGCGCTGCTTCGAGATCGAGCGCCGGGTCATCGAGGCGCTGGATTGCCCCGTCATGCACGACGATCAGCACGGCACCGCCATCGTGGTGCTGGCGGCGTTGCTGGGTGCGGTCAAGGTGCTCGACCGTGACATCCACGAACTCAAGGTGGTGGTGTCCGGGGCCGGTGCGGCCGGTGTCGCGTGCACCAACATCCTGCTCAACAGCGGTATCAGGGACATCGTCGTGCTGGACAGCAAGGGCATCGTCGAGACGGGGCGGGGCGACCTGAACTCGTTCAAGGCCGAACTGGCCGGGCGCACCAACCCGCGGGGTCTCACCGGCGGGGTGGCCGAAGCCCTCGACGGCGCCGACGTCTTCCTCGGTGTGTCGGCCGGCTTGGTGCCCGAGGAACTCATCGCGACGATGGCCCCCGGTGGCATCGTGTTCGCGCTGTCCAACCCGGACCCCGAGATCCACCCGGATGCGGCCCGCAAGTACGCCGCCGTGGTGGCCACCGGCCGCAGTGACTTCCCCAACCAGATCAACAATGTGCTGGCCTTCCCCGGTGTGTTCCGCGGCGCCCTGGACGCCGGCGCCCGGCGCATCACCGAAGAGATGAAAGTCGCTGCGGCGCACGCGATTTTCTCGGTGGTCGGCGACGATCTCGCGGTGGACCACATCGTGCCGAGCGCGCTGGACCCGCGGGTGGGCCCGGCGGTCGCCGCGGCCGTGGCCGAAGCCTCGAAGGCCTGA
- the corA gene encoding magnesium/cobalt transporter CorA translates to MPSFRALPPSLLRTGARKAVPATPDARTIHVPVARAMVDCGVYVDGVRLPGKFTHAAALTKVREIEAEGNNHAFVWIGLHEPDEHQMEAVADVFGLHELAVEDAVHAHQRPKLERYDDTLFLVLKTVKYVEHESVANAREIVETGEIMIFVGPDFVVTVRHGDHGGLAGVRRQMDTSPANCALGPYAVMHAIADHVVDSYLGVTDLVETDIDAMEENVFSPTSPTDIEHIYLLKREIVEMRRAVSPLTFALQRLGSDHNDLISKEVRRYMRDVLDHTITAADRIASYDEVLSSLVQAAVGKVGMQQNTDMRKISAWVAIAAVPTALAGIYGMNFDNMPELHWTLGYPMVLLVMLTVCVVLHRTFRRNNWL, encoded by the coding sequence ATGCCCTCATTCCGTGCATTGCCACCGTCATTGCTTCGCACCGGAGCCAGGAAGGCGGTGCCCGCAACTCCGGATGCCCGCACCATCCACGTCCCCGTCGCGCGGGCGATGGTCGACTGCGGTGTCTACGTCGACGGGGTCCGGCTGCCCGGCAAGTTCACCCATGCCGCCGCACTGACCAAGGTTCGCGAGATCGAGGCCGAGGGCAACAACCACGCCTTCGTGTGGATCGGGCTGCACGAACCTGACGAGCACCAGATGGAGGCGGTGGCCGATGTGTTCGGGTTGCACGAGTTGGCCGTCGAGGACGCCGTGCACGCGCATCAGCGGCCGAAGCTGGAGCGCTACGACGACACGCTGTTCCTGGTGCTCAAGACCGTCAAGTATGTGGAGCACGAGTCGGTGGCCAATGCCCGCGAGATCGTGGAGACCGGCGAGATCATGATCTTCGTCGGGCCCGATTTCGTGGTGACGGTCCGCCACGGTGACCACGGCGGACTGGCCGGCGTGCGCAGGCAGATGGACACCTCACCGGCCAACTGCGCACTCGGGCCGTACGCGGTGATGCACGCGATCGCCGACCACGTCGTCGACTCCTACCTCGGGGTGACCGATCTGGTGGAGACGGACATCGACGCCATGGAGGAGAACGTCTTCTCCCCCACCAGCCCCACCGATATCGAACACATCTATCTGCTCAAGCGTGAGATCGTCGAGATGCGGCGCGCGGTCAGCCCGCTGACCTTCGCTCTCCAGCGCCTTGGCAGCGATCACAACGACCTGATCTCCAAAGAGGTCCGCCGCTACATGCGCGACGTACTGGACCACACCATCACGGCCGCGGACCGGATCGCCAGCTACGACGAGGTGCTCAGCTCCCTGGTGCAGGCCGCGGTCGGCAAGGTGGGCATGCAGCAGAACACCGATATGCGCAAGATCTCGGCGTGGGTCGCCATCGCCGCCGTGCCGACCGCGCTGGCCGGTATCTACGGCATGAATTTCGACAATATGCCCGAATTGCATTGGACCCTCGGGTATCCCATGGTGCTGTTGGTGATGCTGACGGTGTGTGTGGTACTGCACCGCACCTTCCGCCGCAACAACTGGCTCTAG
- a CDS encoding helix-turn-helix domain-containing protein yields MGPVSYQRTTAVDVPDSTARTTLGRRLREARDRSRLSTRDVAARAGVSAGFISQLENGKCGVSVGVLKRISAAVGISVADLLSDEAPLVRPVLRAHERPVFSSDSGLQKLLLSRPPIRQLEVYEGTFDVGGSTGSEPYAHDDAQELFYVLAGHIELTVGSATFALGPRDSVEFLSSVPHRAVNIGASSAQAMWITSHFTPPIDANPLNASPAHQMKD; encoded by the coding sequence ATGGGGCCCGTGTCTTATCAACGCACGACCGCCGTTGACGTGCCGGACTCGACGGCACGCACCACCCTCGGGCGTCGGCTCCGGGAAGCCCGCGACCGCAGCCGATTGTCGACGCGCGACGTCGCCGCCAGGGCCGGGGTCAGCGCGGGCTTCATCAGCCAGCTGGAGAACGGGAAGTGCGGGGTCTCCGTGGGGGTGCTGAAGCGCATCTCGGCCGCCGTCGGCATTTCCGTCGCCGATCTGTTGTCGGACGAAGCGCCGCTCGTACGGCCCGTTCTGCGGGCGCACGAGCGGCCGGTGTTCTCCAGTGACAGCGGTCTGCAGAAACTGCTGCTGTCCCGGCCACCCATCCGTCAACTCGAGGTCTACGAAGGCACGTTCGACGTCGGGGGTTCGACCGGATCGGAACCCTACGCCCACGACGACGCGCAGGAACTGTTCTACGTCCTGGCAGGTCACATCGAATTAACGGTCGGCTCAGCGACATTCGCGCTCGGTCCACGTGACAGCGTCGAGTTCCTGTCCTCGGTTCCGCACCGGGCGGTGAACATCGGCGCCAGTTCGGCGCAGGCCATGTGGATCACCTCGCACTTCACCCCGCCGATCGACGCCAACCCGCTCAATGCATCACCCGCACACCAGATGAAGGATTGA
- a CDS encoding amidohydrolase, which yields MPAAHPVLITGGHVFTPAGIVEEPVLVDNGVITAIGAEALTGTGAVEIDAAGGLVSPGFQDSHIHPYHAGLDMIACDLTPYTTADGYLTRIAEYAAANPELTWISGGGWSMDSFPGGLPTAAALDAVVPDRPAYFPNRDGHGAWVNTRALEIAGIDDATPDPFDGRIERDAGGHAIGTLQEGAMGLVARYIPLPTQDDLDDALEIAQRQLFAWGVTAWQDAIVGATNDTPDPLDSYLRATASGMLKAHVVGALWWDRNRGLEQIPELVAKRERALAGGFSATTVKIMQDGVAENFTAGMLEPYLDACGCPGENMGKSFVDPTTLKQISTELDALGFQLHFHALGDRAVRESLDAIQAARTANGDNDLRHTLAHIQVVHPDDVPRFAELGVVANMQPLWARHEGQMDLLTIPFLGRRRAAWQYPFGSLQRAGAALASGSDWPVSTANPLEIIHTSVNRAPAGATGPSSLPFLGEQALSLADALIAHSLGTAYLNHDEHRSGTIEVGKAGDIVILDRDIFAAPVAEIGSASVAYTLIGGEIVYEADSVPVSA from the coding sequence ATGCCCGCTGCCCACCCGGTCCTGATCACCGGCGGTCACGTCTTCACACCCGCCGGCATCGTCGAAGAACCCGTTCTGGTCGACAACGGCGTCATCACCGCGATCGGTGCCGAGGCGCTCACCGGCACCGGCGCCGTCGAGATCGACGCGGCCGGTGGTCTGGTATCGCCGGGCTTCCAGGACAGCCACATCCACCCGTACCACGCCGGTCTGGACATGATCGCGTGCGACCTGACGCCGTACACCACCGCCGACGGCTACCTCACCCGGATCGCCGAATACGCCGCAGCCAACCCGGAATTGACCTGGATCAGCGGCGGCGGATGGTCGATGGACTCGTTCCCCGGCGGCCTGCCGACCGCCGCGGCGCTCGACGCCGTCGTCCCCGATCGGCCCGCCTACTTTCCCAACCGCGACGGTCACGGCGCGTGGGTGAACACCAGAGCCCTCGAGATCGCGGGGATCGACGACGCGACGCCCGACCCGTTCGACGGCCGCATCGAACGCGACGCCGGCGGACATGCGATCGGCACGCTGCAGGAGGGGGCCATGGGCCTGGTCGCCCGATACATCCCGCTGCCCACCCAGGACGACCTCGACGACGCGCTGGAGATCGCCCAGCGGCAACTGTTCGCCTGGGGTGTGACGGCGTGGCAGGACGCCATCGTCGGGGCCACCAACGACACCCCGGACCCACTCGACTCCTACCTTCGCGCCACCGCGTCCGGCATGCTCAAGGCGCACGTCGTCGGTGCGCTGTGGTGGGACCGCAACCGCGGGCTGGAACAGATTCCCGAACTCGTCGCCAAACGCGAACGCGCCCTGGCAGGCGGGTTCTCGGCCACGACGGTCAAGATCATGCAGGACGGCGTCGCCGAGAACTTCACGGCCGGCATGCTGGAGCCCTACCTCGATGCGTGCGGCTGCCCCGGCGAGAACATGGGGAAGAGCTTCGTCGATCCCACCACCCTCAAGCAGATCTCGACGGAGCTCGACGCGCTGGGCTTTCAACTGCACTTCCACGCTCTCGGGGACCGTGCCGTGCGCGAATCGCTGGATGCGATCCAGGCGGCTCGAACGGCCAACGGCGACAACGATCTCCGTCACACGCTGGCACACATCCAGGTGGTCCATCCGGACGACGTCCCCCGCTTCGCCGAACTGGGGGTGGTGGCCAACATGCAGCCCCTGTGGGCCCGACACGAAGGCCAGATGGATCTGCTCACCATCCCGTTCCTCGGCCGCCGCCGGGCGGCCTGGCAATACCCGTTCGGGTCACTGCAGCGAGCGGGGGCAGCGCTGGCGTCGGGCAGCGATTGGCCGGTGAGCACCGCGAACCCGTTGGAGATCATCCACACGTCGGTCAACCGTGCGCCCGCGGGTGCGACGGGCCCGTCGTCGCTGCCCTTCCTCGGCGAGCAGGCTCTGTCGCTGGCCGACGCGCTGATCGCGCACAGCCTCGGCACGGCGTACCTCAACCACGACGAACACCGTTCCGGAACAATCGAAGTCGGGAAAGCGGGCGATATCGTCATTCTCGACCGGGATATCTTCGCCGCCCCGGTGGCCGAAATCGGTTCCGCCTCGGTGGCATACACCCTCATCGGCGGCGAGATCGTCTACGAGGCCGACTCCGTCCCGGTATCGGCATGA
- a CDS encoding ABC transporter ATP-binding protein, with product MSLLTAVGAAPSTEVAGSVDLRGLTKTYGSAVAVDNLSLHVQAGEFLSLLGPSGCGKTTTLRMIGGFEFPDDGTITISGRNVESLPPHKRPVNTVFQAYALFPHMKVADNVAYGLRRSGVPKAEMSDRVGRALDMVRMTAFAARKPAQLSGGQQQRVALARALVNRPAVVLLDEPMSALDRKLREEMQVELKLLQQELGTTFIFVTHDQEEALSMSDRIAVMNNGRIEQIGTASAVYDAPESAFVAGFIGRQNSFTGTISSFDAAGVNVRTAGLSLYSTRPAKGDVPAAGGAAVTAAIRPESVLVTERAAPETPGVNVVSGVLLGVSELGHSLQLVVHTDSEDRILARLPRSANPPTELGALVSCSWSADAVRIFTS from the coding sequence ATGAGCCTGCTGACCGCTGTCGGAGCAGCGCCGAGCACCGAGGTGGCCGGCTCGGTCGACTTGCGCGGACTCACCAAGACATACGGCAGCGCCGTGGCCGTCGACAACCTCTCCCTGCACGTGCAGGCCGGTGAATTCCTCAGCCTGCTCGGGCCCAGCGGGTGCGGCAAGACCACGACGCTGCGGATGATCGGCGGGTTCGAGTTCCCCGACGACGGCACCATCACGATCTCCGGCCGCAACGTCGAGAGCCTCCCTCCGCACAAGCGCCCCGTCAACACCGTCTTCCAGGCCTATGCCCTCTTCCCGCACATGAAGGTCGCCGACAACGTCGCCTATGGACTACGCCGGTCCGGGGTGCCCAAAGCCGAGATGTCCGACCGCGTGGGCCGCGCCCTGGACATGGTGCGGATGACGGCATTCGCCGCGCGCAAGCCGGCGCAACTCTCCGGCGGCCAACAGCAACGCGTCGCCCTGGCCAGGGCACTGGTCAATCGCCCCGCCGTGGTGCTCCTCGATGAACCGATGAGCGCGCTCGACCGCAAGCTGCGTGAGGAGATGCAGGTCGAGCTGAAGTTGCTGCAGCAGGAACTCGGGACCACCTTCATCTTCGTCACGCACGACCAGGAGGAAGCCCTGTCCATGAGCGACCGGATCGCGGTGATGAACAACGGGCGCATCGAGCAGATCGGCACGGCCTCAGCGGTTTACGACGCACCGGAATCTGCCTTCGTGGCGGGTTTCATCGGGCGGCAGAATTCGTTCACCGGCACCATCTCGTCCTTCGACGCCGCCGGGGTCAACGTTCGGACCGCCGGCCTCTCGCTGTACTCCACTCGCCCGGCCAAGGGCGACGTGCCGGCCGCAGGCGGTGCGGCGGTCACCGCCGCGATCCGGCCGGAGTCGGTGCTCGTCACCGAGCGGGCGGCGCCCGAGACCCCCGGGGTCAACGTCGTCTCCGGTGTGCTGCTCGGTGTCTCCGAACTGGGCCACAGCCTGCAGCTGGTCGTCCACACGGACAGCGAGGACAGGATCCTGGCGCGCCTGCCCCGCAGCGCGAACCCGCCCACCGAACTCGGCGCCCTCGTCTCCTGCTCGTGGTCCGCCGACGCCGTGCGGATCTTCACCTCCTGA
- a CDS encoding polyamine ABC transporter substrate-binding protein: MNQPVRVLIPKALEKSLSRRTFLSGTAALGAGALLAACSKPAAGGGSSSGGGLNIYTWGEYDDPAVLKDFTSAKGPAITLDSYGSNPEMIAKLSAAKGTSGYDICVPTHSSIQQMATGGLLTELDHTKLPNMKNLNAKVVNTPFDPGNKYSVCKDWGSTGYVYDTTVIKRELTSWADFLDAAQKEASGSMSLLEDQGEVAFTYFYANGIDPNTTDPAHIDAYRSFILGKIAPHVQAFESSTNNSISSSARTLIHCWNGDARLGILANPEHDRYKWVWPSEGANLWQDNWAIVKGAPHEDAAYEFINYVLDPTVSLKELTYIGYNTGIQGIEEAATKAGIERPDMVFISDRIMSKLIYSQMTSMDGKIIAIYDELKAAAGK, translated from the coding sequence ATGAACCAACCCGTACGCGTCCTCATCCCCAAAGCCCTTGAGAAGTCGCTCAGCCGGCGAACCTTCCTCAGCGGCACCGCGGCCCTCGGAGCGGGGGCCTTGCTGGCCGCGTGCTCCAAGCCGGCAGCTGGCGGCGGCTCCTCCTCGGGCGGCGGCCTGAACATCTACACCTGGGGTGAATACGACGATCCGGCCGTGCTCAAGGACTTCACCTCGGCCAAGGGCCCGGCGATCACCCTGGACTCCTATGGTTCCAACCCGGAGATGATCGCCAAACTCAGTGCGGCCAAGGGCACCAGCGGCTATGACATCTGCGTCCCCACCCACTCGTCGATCCAGCAGATGGCAACCGGTGGACTGCTGACCGAACTCGACCACACCAAACTGCCGAACATGAAGAACCTCAACGCAAAGGTCGTGAACACCCCGTTCGACCCGGGGAACAAATACAGCGTCTGCAAGGACTGGGGTTCGACCGGCTACGTCTACGACACCACCGTCATCAAGCGCGAGCTGACATCGTGGGCCGACTTCCTCGACGCGGCGCAGAAGGAGGCGTCGGGCAGCATGTCGCTGCTCGAAGACCAGGGTGAGGTCGCCTTCACGTACTTCTACGCCAACGGAATCGACCCGAACACCACCGACCCCGCCCACATCGACGCCTACCGGTCGTTCATCCTCGGCAAGATCGCACCCCACGTCCAGGCCTTCGAATCATCGACCAACAACTCGATCTCGTCGTCGGCACGCACCCTGATCCACTGCTGGAACGGGGACGCTCGGCTCGGCATCCTCGCCAACCCCGAGCACGACCGGTACAAGTGGGTCTGGCCCAGCGAGGGCGCAAACCTGTGGCAGGACAACTGGGCCATCGTCAAAGGGGCACCGCACGAGGATGCGGCCTACGAGTTCATCAACTACGTGCTGGACCCGACGGTCTCCCTCAAGGAACTCACCTACATCGGCTACAACACCGGCATCCAGGGGATCGAAGAGGCCGCGACGAAGGCCGGCATCGAACGGCCCGACATGGTGTTCATCAGTGATCGGATCATGTCGAAACTGATCTACAGCCAGATGACGTCGATGGACGGCAAGATCATCGCCATCTACGACGAGCTCAAGGCGGCGGCGGGCAAGTGA
- a CDS encoding ABC transporter permease, with translation MTVVQEPSVRRRLRLPEGLGAIPITVWMVLFFVLPFALVVWYSFGYKPGLYTTHANDVLSFDRYGEAASPAFFAIFVRTLKIAMLGTALCLVIAFPMAYWMAVKLPARWRGVVLALILIPYWTNFLVRTIGWQISLSPAGFVSKLLQWAQVVDGPLHVLYTSAAVQLGVVYNYLPLMILPLYVALERLDLKLLEASRDLGGTAWSTFRCVTVPLAAPGVMAGLLLVFVPLMGDYITPTVLGGASGSMVGQMVAAQFQSAQNWALGAAMAVLLMLAIFGTSAVVGGVLKAVGRVATAMTSLQLPAKETS, from the coding sequence GTGACCGTCGTGCAGGAGCCGTCGGTGCGGCGGAGGCTGCGGCTGCCGGAGGGCCTGGGCGCCATCCCCATCACCGTGTGGATGGTCCTGTTCTTCGTGCTGCCCTTCGCCCTCGTGGTCTGGTACAGCTTCGGCTACAAGCCGGGTCTCTACACGACCCACGCCAACGACGTGCTGTCCTTCGACCGCTACGGCGAGGCGGCGTCACCGGCCTTCTTCGCGATCTTCGTCCGCACGTTGAAGATCGCCATGCTGGGCACGGCGCTGTGCCTGGTGATCGCCTTCCCCATGGCTTACTGGATGGCCGTGAAGCTACCCGCGCGATGGCGCGGTGTGGTGCTGGCGCTGATCTTGATTCCGTATTGGACGAACTTCCTGGTCCGCACCATCGGTTGGCAGATCTCACTCAGCCCAGCCGGATTCGTGTCCAAGCTGCTGCAGTGGGCGCAGGTCGTCGACGGACCGCTGCACGTGCTGTACACCTCGGCCGCGGTCCAGCTCGGTGTGGTGTACAACTATCTGCCACTGATGATCTTGCCCCTCTATGTGGCGCTGGAACGTCTCGATCTCAAACTGCTGGAGGCCAGTCGCGACCTCGGCGGCACCGCGTGGAGCACGTTCCGGTGCGTCACGGTTCCGCTGGCTGCGCCCGGAGTGATGGCGGGGCTGCTGCTCGTCTTCGTGCCCTTGATGGGCGACTACATCACTCCCACCGTCCTCGGCGGGGCCAGTGGAAGCATGGTCGGCCAGATGGTCGCCGCCCAATTCCAGAGTGCGCAGAACTGGGCCCTCGGCGCCGCGATGGCGGTGCTGCTCATGCTCGCCATCTTCGGCACGAGCGCCGTCGTCGGCGGTGTTCTCAAGGCGGTCGGCCGCGTCGCGACCGCGATGACCTCGTTGCAACTGCCGGCGAAGGAGACCTCGTGA
- a CDS encoding ABC transporter permease, which translates to MTTRRRIRPGDAILHIWGALGLLFLFFPIVVIVVYSFNSGRSLQTFDGFSVEPYVAALSNPAIINSITVSVITAAGTAVVATILGTSAGIALARRPRWWAPGLLTLLGLVMVTPEIVSAISLLPWFVTLGIDWGITGFNIGQVRLIIANSLFACAVVTFIVRARMTGMNESLEEAAADLYATPLRRFTDVTLPLIRPAVIAGALLAFTLSLDNTVVSSFVSVAGSTPWPVYIFASLKAALRPEIAAMSTLMLVLTLIVLGVAALILRRDPTGTGGGAAGLTDAMVGR; encoded by the coding sequence ATGACCACCAGGCGCCGGATCCGGCCGGGCGACGCAATCCTGCACATCTGGGGCGCACTGGGCCTGCTGTTCCTGTTCTTCCCGATCGTCGTCATCGTGGTCTACTCGTTCAACTCCGGCCGCAGCCTGCAGACGTTCGACGGTTTCAGCGTCGAACCCTACGTCGCGGCACTGAGCAACCCGGCGATCATCAACTCGATCACCGTCTCCGTGATCACCGCCGCCGGGACGGCCGTGGTGGCAACGATTCTGGGCACCTCCGCGGGAATCGCCTTGGCGCGCCGGCCCCGATGGTGGGCACCGGGGTTGCTCACCCTGCTCGGCCTGGTGATGGTGACCCCGGAGATCGTCAGCGCCATCTCGTTGCTCCCCTGGTTCGTCACGCTCGGCATCGACTGGGGCATCACCGGTTTCAACATCGGTCAAGTGCGCTTGATCATCGCGAATTCACTGTTCGCCTGTGCCGTCGTGACATTCATCGTGCGGGCGCGGATGACGGGGATGAACGAAAGCCTGGAGGAGGCGGCGGCCGACCTCTACGCGACTCCGCTGCGCCGCTTCACCGACGTGACCCTGCCGCTGATCCGCCCCGCCGTCATCGCCGGCGCGCTCCTGGCGTTCACCCTCAGCCTGGACAACACCGTCGTCTCCTCGTTCGTCTCGGTCGCCGGCTCCACGCCGTGGCCGGTGTACATCTTCGCGTCGCTCAAGGCCGCGTTGCGGCCCGAGATCGCCGCGATGTCGACACTGATGTTGGTTCTCACCCTGATCGTCCTCGGCGTCGCCGCGCTGATACTCCGCCGGGACCCCACCGGAACGGGCGGCGGCGCGGCGGGCCTCACCGACGCGATGGTCGGGCGCTGA